In Aegilops tauschii subsp. strangulata cultivar AL8/78 chromosome 3, Aet v6.0, whole genome shotgun sequence, one genomic interval encodes:
- the LOC109764697 gene encoding uncharacterized protein — protein MNKGKIFKLAKGFRGRAKNCIRIARERVEKALQYSYRDRRNKKRDMRSLWIERINAGTRLHGVNYGNFMHGLMKENIQLNRKVLSELSMHEPYSFKALVDVSRTAFLGNRPPAQKEGLAAIL, from the exons ATGAACAAGGGGAAGATTTTCAAGTTGGCAAAGGGATTTAGAGGAAGGGCGAAAAATTGCATAAGGATAGCACGGGAGAGGGTTGAGAAAGCCTTGCAATATTCCTACAGGGACAGGCGTAACAAGAAGAGAGACATGCGGTCCCTATGGATTGAGCGCATCAATGCTGGTACACGACTGCATGGG GTGAATTATGGCAACTTCATGCATGGATTGATGAAGGAGAACATCCAACTGAACAGGAAGGTGCTCTCGGAGCTGTCAATGCATGAGCCATACAGCTTCAAGGCACTTGTTGATGTATCTCGCACTGCATTTCTGGGGAACAGGCCACCTGCCCAAAAGGAAGGTCTAGCAGCTATTCTGTGA